A window of the Oncorhynchus kisutch isolate 150728-3 unplaced genomic scaffold, Okis_V2 Okis02a-Okis13b_hom, whole genome shotgun sequence genome harbors these coding sequences:
- the twist1b gene encoding twist-related protein 1b — MSEEMTGEESSSPGSPLDSLSNSEGELDRQPKRCGRKRTSSRKNGEDSDSPTPGKRGKKSSSSSPHSFEDLQTQRVMANVRERQRTQSLNEAFSSLRKIIPTLPSDKLSKIQTLKLAARYIDFLYQVLQSDELDSKMASCSYVAHERLSYAFSVWRMEGAWSMSASH, encoded by the coding sequence ATGTCTGAGGAAATGACCGGGGAAGAGTCGAGCTCCCCAGGCTCTCCACTAGACAGTCTCAGCAACAGTGAGGGGGAACTGGATAGGCAACCGAAGAGATGTGGGAGGAAAAGGACATCAAGCAGGAAAAACGGGGAGGATTCAGATAGCCCTACCCCTGGGAAAAGAGGGAAAAAGTCAAGCAGCAGCAGTCCACATTCTTTCGAAGACCTACAGACGCAACGAGTCATGGCGAACGTGCGCGAGCGGCAGAGGACGCAGTCACTCAACGAAGCTTTCTCGTCTTTGCGGAAAATTATCCCCACTTTGCCTTCAGACAAACTGAGCAAAATACAAACCTTAAAACTTGCTGCCAGGTACATCGATTTCCTGTACCAAGTTCTGCAGAGCGATGAATTGGACTCCAAAATGGCAAGTTGTAGTTATGTGGCTCATGAGAGATTAAGCTATGCGTTTTCTGTATGGAGGATGGAGGGCGCTTGGTCCATGTCAGCATCTCACTAG